CCCGCTTAAACGCCTTCGGGCGTCTTCTTGTTCTTTCAAACTTCGTCTCATTCACGTCCATAtctgcataatttatgaaaagacaaaggggtAAGTTCTCTTGGGACCTCTACTTGAAAAAACCTTCCAGCGAAAGAGGTCTATTGTGACGCCTACGTATTTTAAAGCACTTTTAGTTATATGCATGCTGACCTCTTTGTAAACTTGTAAACCATTTTAATATAGTATTACacaattgtattttatttttctatccTATTCAATCTCTTCATTTCGCATTTACTTAACAGCTCGGGCCGCCTGTGATCATGTCTGATAAGAAGGGGTTATGGAAGCAAATCAAAGAGAACCTTGACTTGCCGTTAAGGAAGAAGCCTTCAAAGAAATCTAGTAAGGATTCGTTGAACCTCTCTCGTTGATATGTTTTCAGGTAGTCAGTTACCAAAATAGACCTTTCGCCAAGAAAAGTAGAATGATTAGCACGCATGCAACAAAATCGAACCTTGAAACTGATCTCCTCTAGACAATGATTAGATGATAGGCGACAGCAAGATgacaaatatttacttttgtaAAGAAACCTAGATGGCTAAGAGATGAGAACATACGACGATGACACATTGTGCGACTGCCTCTTTGTCAATAATCTGTTTTCGGGGAAAGATTCCATGTACAGGGTTGTACTCCAGGTGTGAAAGCGCAGGCGCCAAATAGCTTCTCATGACCCTTTACCTTCGGGTTACCAGGTTGATAAAGTCTAATGAAGACCAATGATTTTCCGATTTTTGGCCTTGCTTAAGATGCTAACGCGGTGAAATTCCACCTGTGttagtttattttgtaaagGAGCGAGTAATTTATAGCAATCCCTGATTAACCTCTTATAAGTTGCTGACATTGTTTTCGTTCTATTTTGTTAAGGTACGGCTTCCAACAATAGGCAAGAGACAAGCTCTGGTGTCGATGTTCGATTTGAGGATGGAGCGTCTGGCTCAAGCAAGCAATTTCGTCTTGAGCAAGGTTTCAATATTCGTGAGCTACTTTCTTTAAACGAAACCATCTAAGATCCAAGTGCTCTGCCCTTATTCGCCTCGATCTGAATAATTCTTCAgtcttcacatcatactcagcctcattcaataattgttaattatccaAGAACAGAAATGAACCTACTCTTACATTTAAGACGGCGACATGCAAATAAACCCGTAGTTTGTAAACCAGTTGACATATATCCTCGAAATGATCCAATGTTTCACGtggacctttttttttctttattctacTGGTAGAAACAAGCAGAGGTGAGTTACCAAAACAAGAACGTAATGTACGTGGACGCAAAGAGGAAATTGATGACATTGTTCAAGCCCTTTCAAAAGAAACAGCGGAAGCTGAAGCGGCTGGAGTCCTTGTCAGTGGACCGGCTGGAATAGGAAAATCCACTGTTGCCAAGCAAGCTGGGCATCGGTTAAAAAGGGAATATGAGGCCTGTGTGAAATTGTGCTCTTTGAGAGGCGTGAGCAATGAAGACAATGGCGTGCTTAGAGAAATTTTGGATGAGTGTGTGCCAGGATATCAACAAGGCAGCGAGTACCCCAAGTACGTTTTGCTCAACTGGTGCAGGCAGCTTGACCATGACTTGGTCCTCATTATTGATAACGCAGAAGATGCTCTGACAGACGACCGTGAGGACTACAGCCTTTTAAACTTATTGGGTGATATGAGGATGCgctcaaattttaaaattaagtttctGATAACCTCAAGGTTTTCGGACACTGAAACTGCCGGAAGAGTTTCAGAAATCGAGTTTGTTAAGATGCAATTATATCCCTTGAATGTTAAGGAAAGCATAGAAGTCCTAAAGGACAGAGCTAAACTTTCTTCTGATAGGATTGGACCAGACATTCAAACCAAATTACACAGGATAGCTGAACTCTGTTATAACATTCCCCTTGCACTTCGATTGGCTGGATCTCTCCTTAATCCAGAAGAATCGGAATATTCTCCTGACGATCTTGTTAGAGAACTTGAGAAAAACCTAACAAAGACTCTTGATCTTGaccaaataatgaaaataactttCGAAAAACTGGATGAGTCTTTGCAACATGCGTTAGTTTGTTTGTCCGTGTTTGATCGATTTTTTACAAAAGATGCTGCTGAGGCGTTGCTGTGCAAGTTTAACTGTGCTAACTATCTAACAAAGTTAAAGAAACGTTCCTTGATCCAGAAGCAGGGCAACCGATTTCTCATGCATTTACTGGTTAGAGGTTACGCGAGACAAATCGGAGAAATAAAATTCCCTCAAATTCTTGCTCTTGGCGAGCAGAGGTTTATTGAGCACTATTTGTCGCAGATTTTAAGAAATGCAAACAAGTAGAGACACATGTATGGAAGAGACACATGTATGGAATCCTTCCATCTTTTCAACGAAGAAAGGATCAATCTGAAAGCCACTCTCAGAGTTGTGGGCCAACAGAAAATACGCTGCTGTGGGGCAAGTAAGGAACTCCTGGAAGATGTGGTCGCACAGTGCCAACAAGTAGCACCATACATCGAATATTGTGTCCCTTTTAAGATGTACGATGACTTTCTTGAAGGGCTGCTACATTTATCTCGACTCCAAAAGAAAATTACTAAGGAGGTAGAAATTTTGTGGCTTCTTTTTCATGAATCAAGAAACATGGTGAAAGTGATATGCAGAAATCAAAAGATCTCATTAAAAAGGCCATCGAACTGCACGATGACAACCTCCCATGTTTTGATGAAGATAGTTTGTCTGAAGTCTTTTATTTGAGCCACTATGGCCGATACCTCTCACAGGACCGTAACGAAAGGGAGGAGTTACAATATTTCCTTGAAAAGGCAATTTCAATTTGTGAAAAGGAGGCTGAGAAACATTTGGAACATAACTTCACATTTGATAAGGGCAAAATTCTTTCTCAAATGGGCCATAACGCGAAACTTCACAAAGATGGAGTAAAGCGCGAAGCCGCTGTGAGATACTATAGTGAAGCCTTAAATTTTCGTCTTGCGCGTTatggaaagcatcttttaacGGCGTTTTCATACAAAGAAATGGGTGATTACTTTCTGTATATTGAGGAACTGGGCAAGGCAGATGAGAACTACAAGAAAGCACTTGCTATTTTGGAAAACATGGATGTAAAGGAACAGAAAGAGATAGTTCCCATCTATAAAAACTTTGGAATCTGCTACCAGAAGAGAAAAGAATTTGTCCGATCTCGAGAAATATTCCAGCTGGGACGGTCTGTTGCCGATAACACCATAGCGGGAAACCACAAATGGAAAGTTTGGATCAACACCTATTTAGCGTTGCTTCTGTATAAAGAATATCTTGACGAAAAAGGGGAGGCCCGCATAATTTCTGCGGAAGTTTTTCAAATGGGTAAGGAACTCGGAATGAAGAAATGGCCTGAAAAGGAGGCACTTGAAACGTTTTACAAGAATCAATAGGAGCAAGATAAACACCGCCGATACACTACTAACCattagattcagtttttgtttaCGGAGAGCTAGGGAGGGGTGTTGGTTGAGGTTGTGTGATATGCACTGCCGGAAACTACTACGACATAAGAATCTCCGCCACACGTACAAATGAATTTCTTGTATTGTGCgctagtttttacttttttaaaacgcACATGTGTGTTTATTATTTATCAAGCCATGCAGGTCGCTAGGAATTCAATTCTAAACTGTCAATAGGCGAACTGGGCGCGTCACCCACATCTGGGGATTGCTTGTACAATAGGCACAAAATGTCCAAATGTCAGTATACATTTTCAAATTTCGGTATGTATGTGCGAATCTCAGAATACTCGTCGAAATGTCAAAGAAGGATCTGCCGCTTTTCTTCAGCTTTGTTGGCATGAGGCAAATCAAAGAGGGATTTCTTCAACTTCTGCTTTTTACAAATACAACGAGAACTCTGCTCATCCTTTTTCTCACGGTCAGCAGCACTGAAacataagtgaaatgaaatgaagCCTGTTTaaagtttttgcattttttgaacGAAGTTTATAATTCGTTTTCAATACAAAAACATTCACGTCATAATATTCGCTGGGGCCGGCTTTGCAGTTCAACCTACATAGGTACACCGTTTACAGGTAGCCATCATGGCGCTGGAGGAGGACCATGAGGTTATCCCTTtattaagatctctccttacagataacccacccagcccagaaAAGGTTTGCCACACCACCAGGTGGGGTCTACGTCCGCAAGGGGAACGATTCGCAGCATTTCAGTcgatcaataaaaaaatacccTAATTTTTTTAATCAACAAGACCCCCATAGTGGGAGTTCATTGGGCTGCCGACTGCGTTCTTTTAAGCGgcggctgtataataacttctACCTTTATGAATAAAATTAGACAAGTTAGCCTTTTGAAGCGGGGAACGATTGGCATTATTTTTAACTAGTGCCCCCAAAAATATAGCATTACAGTACAACATGACTCATTTGATCTAACCGaatattccaaaaattattgtcgttCTACTGTTATAAATGTGACAGGtcaacttttgatgttttaaaTACTGTTGTATGAcagtaattttctgtttcttaaaactcgcaaagcaaattaaatttcagttttatttctcgtatatattgcatttaaagcccTTCTAATCATCCAAAAGAATATGATTCTGTTCGATAGGGCGATCTACAAAGAGCATATTCCTTTCTTGTAAGAAAAGACTTTCCACACGCAGAGAGAGAAATGTAACAAGCAAGAGACAAGTTGAAGCTTTTCCCGTATGGACAGTGGGAAGGCATTGTTTCTGCAGCCTccgcatcatcatcatcatcatcatcatcatcatcatcgcatGCTGTATCTAGATAATTACTCGGTGAGGATATAGGGCCAATAACTCCACGCAATAGTTTTGTGTTCGTTCCAAATCGACTTCCAAATCTGTTCGCCAGACGACCTGAAATGACTCGTCCTCTGCCCAGCTTCTCCCCGCAATAATCGGCCCCTTTGAAGGGGGAATGGGACACACAAAACCTTCTGGGACATccatccgccattttgtctttttttgacaTAGAAAGAATGTGCTTCTCATTTCTTGATTGGGCTTTGCCCTCACGGGCAGGCAGATAATACGGCTGATAACTTTCCGCAATAAAATTCCGCAATGATCGTGTCCCCAAAGTTTTCCATGAAAACGGCAATATTTTCACGAACTGTGCTCGTCAATGAAACAAAATCCGCTTATTGATGCATGAATTGAAGCAATTAAACCGAACGACTGTATCACTTGCAGTTGTATTCAATTCCAACACTTTCCGAACCTTACTGTAAAGTGCGAAAGTTTAACAAACATTTTACTTTGTCGACCGTTTTCACTGCTGTTATTTATTTAACGACTTTCTCTTTTATTGCTAAACTAGCAAATTGATTTTGGCAAGGAATAGTCCATATCTTATGATCTCCCAGTTACATACGGGGCACATGTTCGTTTCGGAAAAGTTTGACATGATACGTTAGCTTGCTCACGTAAACAAGGGTAAATTTACAACTCGCAAACCTTTCCCCGAGCACAAAGGAGGCGATCAAAATCATCGGAAGAAAAACCAAAATAAGACGTGACAtgatcaaaaaaacaaaacaaacaaagacaaaatagTATTAGAGAAAAGGAGCTAGCCCTGAAAAATTCCTGTCCAATTTCAATaaaaagaacaggaaaaaacttAATCACGTCCCGCTTCAAAACGCACCTGCCTGTTCTCAAGTCAGAAAGTTTCCGTAGATCTTCACAGACTGCTAATATGAAGTAAGTTTCTGCAAATGAAACCTCTTGTTTATGGACGCTCTCccaaacatacatgtatatatatatatatcgttAGGTGCTAGGAGTTAAAGGAAGTTTCGCCCTTCCTAGCTGGAATGATTGATTTATTAGTTAATAAATGCGTCCACTTTCAGCTCACACTCCGTGCACGTGCCGGGTGTGAGGCTGCATACAAGACTTTGGCCCCAAATTAGAATAAAGAGAATAGGACAGCGCTGCGTCATCAGCAAATAAGGCAATAGATGCATACTGTAAGGACTTGTTGACATTATTGCTGTACTTCAAAAACAATAAGGGTCCTAAAATGAACCCTTTAGGCACACCCACAGTTACGCGTCGACTGTTAGAAAGAGATCTACCCACTGAAGTCGTATGGCAACGGGAAGCTAGATACGATTGAAACCAGCTTAATGCTATTCCGGACATCGGACATACCAGTGTCTTGTGGTCCAATGCCTTCTTCAGGTCCAAATAGACGCCCTCCCGTGAACGTGCCCTGGTCCACATCGGCAAACTGACAAAGAGTAGTTAGCAGTAGAGCGACGTTGTCTAAAGCTAAATTGCTTATCaaacaataaattgtttttaGTTAAATGGCTATAAAGTTGAAGATGCACAAAATGCTCAATCACAGCTTTAGACACAGTTGGCAGAATAGAAATAGGGCGGTAATTATCCTTATCACACCTAGCTATCCCCTTGTTTGAACAAGGCCTTTTACCTTTGCACATTTTCATGTGTCAGACGCTCGATCATCAAGTGCAAGCATTACCTTCATTAATTCTCGGTAAATATCATTGTTTGTGATAGATATTCTCTTAGTATGTTAGGAACCGAGTCTCATAAAACTTTTTAAACCTATTTTAAAATGGTCTTCAGTGGAATGTAAAAAGGTGCTTTAGGCGCTTCAAGTTGCATACAGTACAGAAGTTAAAGTTATTAGGCTTTTATATTCAAGAAGAGTTAGGTGGAATTCTCATGTAGTGCAGAAATCACAAAGAGAGCTGCCAAATGATTGTATTTTTTAATGCAACTAAAGCGCGCAAAAGCACCACCTAAAGAACTGGTTCAGTTCTATTGAGCTTGCATGTAGTGAGTTATACTTTATGGCCTCCAGGGTTTTCATTTTAGTCTTCAAAAATATCTTAACTTAACCTTTGAAAAACCTCTGAGGATAATTTTTGGTTACGAATTGCACTACTCAGATGACCTATCTCGTTCAGGCCTGTTACTTTAAGTCAAAGAGGGAGAGATTTGGGTCAAaacctttttaacaaaattatttaaaatccACTCGATGTCTTGCACGCTTACCATTCAAAGAGAACATACCGTGTAAAGGCATTCAAGACCTGGGTTGCCGTGATACCTTGAGTTTTTTAACAAATGCGCAAGAGGAGGTGCAGTACAGTATTATGTATGACCCACTGAAAGttgttattaataattcataccAATTTACAATGTGAAATAGAAATAACTACGAGCCAACGTATG
The sequence above is a segment of the Porites lutea chromosome 3, jaPorLute2.1, whole genome shotgun sequence genome. Coding sequences within it:
- the LOC140932129 gene encoding uncharacterized protein translates to MSDKKGLWKQIKENLDLPLRKKPSKKSSTASNNRQETSSGVDVRFEDGASGSSKQFRLEQETSRGELPKQERNVRGRKEEIDDIVQALSKETAEAEAAGVLVSGPAGIGKSTVAKQAGHRLKREYEACVKLCSLRGVSNEDNGVLREILDECVPGYQQGSEYPKYVLLNWCRQLDHDLVLIIDNAEDALTDDREDYSLLNLLGDMRMRSNFKIKFLITSRFSDTETAGRVSEIEFVKMQLYPLNVKESIEVLKDRAKLSSDRIGPDIQTKLHRIAELCYNIPLALRLAGSLLNPEESEYSPDDLVRELEKNLTKTLDLDQIMKITFEKLDESLQHALVCLSVFDRFFTKDAAEALLCKFNCANYLTKLKKRSLIQKQGNRFLMHLLVRGYARQIGEIKFPQILALGEQRFIEHYLSQILRNANK